From the genome of Variovorax sp. RA8, one region includes:
- a CDS encoding DUF1161 domain-containing protein: MVIARFCVARPCLAAVALAFAGTAHAVGCEELAAEIDAKIRASGVAEFTLTTVDAAADAGGRVVGTCELGTKKIVYERGATHGAVSATRPAQQSAPAPARSRDEQMLTECRDGTVRMGGDCRR, translated from the coding sequence ATGGTCATCGCACGCTTTTGCGTCGCGCGTCCTTGCCTCGCGGCAGTGGCGCTGGCCTTCGCAGGCACCGCGCATGCGGTCGGCTGCGAGGAATTGGCGGCCGAGATCGACGCGAAGATCCGCGCGTCCGGCGTCGCAGAGTTCACTCTCACGACGGTGGATGCCGCGGCCGATGCCGGCGGGCGCGTCGTCGGCACGTGCGAGCTCGGCACGAAGAAGATCGTGTACGAGCGGGGGGCCACGCATGGCGCGGTCTCGGCTACGCGTCCGGCGCAGCAATCGGCCCCGGCGCCGGCGCGGTCGCGCGACGAGCAGATGCTGACCGAGTGCAGGGACGGCACGGTGAGGATGGGCGGCGACTGCCGCAGGTAG